In Halichondria panicea chromosome 13, odHalPani1.1, whole genome shotgun sequence, one genomic interval encodes:
- the LOC135345969 gene encoding methylglutaconyl-CoA hydratase, mitochondrial-like: MSRTLLRAVSTFGVIRVAAFRGSSVLQQRCYTPGSALNVTVEHLQDEHTGVSVIAFNRPEALNAMSRKFVSEFDDALGSLRFNRNVRVIILRSVVPGIFCAGADLKERKTIPPEDVGPLVAKGRRIIGDLSSMPMPVITALDGGAYGGGLEMALATDIRIAADSAKMGLTETRLAIIPGGGGTQRLPRLVGIGKAKELIYSAKVVSGTEAADIGLAEHVVPQNENSDAAYQRALQLATEIATKGPIAISMAKLAIDNGMQTDISTALKVEESCYAQVIPTKDRLEALKAFMEKRTPLFQGK, from the exons ATGTCTAGAACACTGCTCCGTGCTGTCTCCACCTTTGGTGTAATTAGGGTAGCTGCTTTTAGAGGCTCATCTGTACTACAGCAAAGATGCTATACCCCTGGATCTGCCCTCAATGTCACTGTGGAGCACCTGCAGGATGAGCATACTG GGGTTTCAGTGATTGCCTTCAACAGACCTGAAGCATTGAATGCAATGAGCAGAAAGTTTGTGAGTGAG TTTGATGATGCCCTTGGCTCCCTCCGATTCAACCGCAATGTTCGAGTGATCATTCTCAGGAGTGTGGTTCCGGGAATTTTTTGTGCTGGTGCTGACTTGAAGGAGAGGAAGACAATCCCACCCGAGGATGTGGGGCCATTGGTTGCTAAGGGGCGGAGGATCATTGGAGACCTCAGCAGCATGCCTATGCCCGTCATCACCGCCCTAGATGGAGGGGCATATGGAGGAGGACTGGAGATGGCCCTGGCAACAGATATAAGGATTGCAG CTGACTCTGCAAAAATGGGTCTCACTGAAACGCGTCTTGCTATTATCCCCGGTGGTG GGGGAACCCAGCGTTTGCCACGGCTGGTGGGTATTGGTAAAGCCAAAGAACTCATTTACTCTGCCAAAGTAGTGTCTGGCACCGAAGCAGCAGACATAGGACTTGCTGAGCATGTGGTCCCACAGAATGAGAATTCAGACGCTGCATACCAGAGAGCATTACAGTTAGCTACAGAAATTGCAACAAAG GGACCTATAGCCATATCCATGGCCAAACTTGCTATTGATAACGGAATGCAG ACTGACATCAGCACTGCTCTGAAAGTAGAGGAATCATGCTATGCACAG GTAATTCCAACTAAAGATCGTCTTGAAGCTCTCAAAGCTTTCATGGAAAAACGAACACCATTGTTTCAAGGAAAATAG
- the LOC135345974 gene encoding enoyl-CoA delta isomerase 1, mitochondrial-like: MFRVLCVSRITRRVKCVPRAYIKRSCHVTVEKSLVGEHSIATMSLSRAPVNSIDLALAQQFNETLKSIHQSGDCDALVIKSCIPKVFCAGLDLAELYQPSKSRLEEFWREIQELWLGLYSSKLPTVAAINGHCLAGGCIIASSCDYRIAAKGDYSIGVIAAKVGVIAPPWFLKMLAHLIGQRMTELALQQGRLFTPDNALKIGLVDKVCDPSDLKEQTLEAVSPFLSVSQESRSTMKLFMRSELIESFKALRDREVLTFISFIMADSVQEKLGHYIQKLNQK, encoded by the coding sequence ATGTTCAGGGTGTTGTGTGTTTCCAGGATCACTAGGAGAGTTAAATGTGTGCCTAGAGCCTACATCAAGAGGTCATGCCATGTCACTGTTGAGAAGAGTCTTGTAGGAGAGCATTCAATAGCTACAATGAGCCTAAGCAGAGCTCCAGTAAACAGCATCGACTTGGCACTTGCTCAGCAGTTCAATGAGACTCTTAAGAGCATACATCAATCAGGAGACTGTGATGCCTTGGTTATAAAATCATGTATTCCCAAAGTGTTCTGTGCTGGCCTGGATCTTGCTGAGTTGTATCAACCGTCAAAATCCCGTTTGGAAGAGTTCTGGAGGGAGATTCAAGAGTTGTGGCTTGGTCTGTATTCATCCAAGCTGCCGACTGTAGCTGCCATTAACGGACACTGCCTTGCTGGAGGATGCATCATTGCCTCTTCATGTGACTATCGGATTGCAGCTAAAGGGGACTATTCGATTGGTGTGATTGCGGCTAAGGTCGGTGTAATAGCTCCACCGTGGTTTCTGAAGATGTTAGCTCATCTAATTGGGCAACGAATGACAGAGCTTGCTCTCCAACAAGGACGACTATTTACTCCCGATAATGCCTTAAAAATCGGACTTGTGGATAAAGTGTGTGATCCTAGTGATTTGAAAGAACAAACTCTAGAGGCAGTGTCTCCATTTCTGAGTGTGTCCCAAGAATCACGTTCAACAATGAAGTTGTTTATGCGATCTGAACTCATTGAATCCTTCAAAGCTTTAAGAGATAGAGAGGTTTTAACCTTTATCAGCTTTATCATGGCAGATTCAGTACAAGAAAAACTTGGACATTACATACAAAAACTAAATCAGAAGTAA